The following proteins come from a genomic window of Melospiza georgiana isolate bMelGeo1 chromosome 3, bMelGeo1.pri, whole genome shotgun sequence:
- the ALKAL2 gene encoding ALK and LTK ligand 2 encodes MHSSGRTAMSGLRSSGLLGLVLLMLSAGYCKEKTDSTDLKDKQSLLNLIMEIIQELKRYHLEKDSGMQYFSKHDYNLDRREVADYGGYQDEQRVEIVPRDLRMKDKFLKHLTGPLYFSPKCSKHFHRLYHNTRDCTIPAYYKRCARLLTRLAVSPMCMEG; translated from the exons ATGCACTCTTCAGGTCGGACTGCAATGAGTGGACTGAGGTCttctgggctgctggggctTGTACTCTTAATGCTGTCAGCAGGAtactgcaaagaaaaaacagactCCACAGATTTGAAGGACAAGCAAAGTCTCTTAAATCTCATCATGGAGATCATTCAGGAACTGAAAAGGTACCACCTGGAGAAGGACAGTGGGATGCAGTACTTCTCCAAGCATGACTATAACTTGGATCGAAGGGAAGTGGCCGACTATGGAGGGTACCAGGACGAGCAGAGAGTTG AAATAGTTCCCAGAGATCTGAGGATGAAAGACAAGTTCTTGAAGCATTTAACAG GTCCACTCTACTTTAGTCCAAAATGTAGCAAACACTTTCATCGGCTTTATCACAATACGAGGGATTGTACCATCCCAGCAT aCTATAAAAGATGTGCCAGACTTCTTACTCGACTGGCAGTAAGCCCTATGTGCATGGAAGGATAA